A region from the Anaeromyxobacter diazotrophicus genome encodes:
- the ftsH gene encoding ATP-dependent zinc metalloprotease FtsH, with translation MADHEKTPKGRPDKPGRLAGRSPFSSPAAWLVLIALAVFLFRAFQDVGVRRIGYSQWKEMLRSQSFERVVVGPDWVRGYPRPAEVAAENDRDKGKGQAGLPYVATRMTGDDELIKDIEKSKVEYDAVSSSGMGDVFWVWVAPIALGLLFWGWVMRRMTGQMGQGPPGVMTFGKSKARIHMEPDTGITFKDVAGIDEAVEELQEIVEFLKTPEKYRRLGGRIPKGVLLVGPPGTGKTLLARATAGEAGVPFFSLSGSEFVEMFVGVGAARVRDLFQQATAKAPCIVFIDELDALGKSRNSGIMGGHDEREQTLNQLLAEMDGFDNRASLIVMGATNRPEILDPALMRPGRFDRQVLVDRPDKRGREKILQIHARNVKLGPDVDLRSVAARTPGFAGADLANVVNEAALLAARRNKSAVGRAEFEEAIERVVAGLEKKSRRINEREKEIVAFHESGHALVSWLLPNADRVTKVSIIPRGLGALGYTLQLPIEDRYLLTRSELRDRMAGLMGGRVAEEEIFGEPSTGASNDLQQATGLARMMVRDYGMSSLGPVSLSDDHGPTFLGLKGPESRSYSDRTALEIDREVQALVTEAQGRARDVLRRHRDKLDMLAARLLAVEVVEEEEIVRLWGPKVERPGGIDSHGHEEAPPEHPSRPVSAAGGASHACAPSAPKAVAGTPDPERGPT, from the coding sequence GTGGCCGATCACGAAAAGACGCCCAAGGGGCGCCCAGACAAGCCGGGCCGGCTGGCAGGCCGCTCGCCGTTCTCCTCGCCCGCGGCCTGGCTGGTGCTCATCGCGCTGGCGGTCTTCCTCTTCCGCGCCTTCCAGGACGTGGGGGTGCGGCGGATTGGCTACTCCCAGTGGAAGGAGATGCTGCGGAGCCAGTCGTTCGAGCGCGTCGTGGTCGGCCCGGACTGGGTGCGCGGCTATCCCAGGCCGGCCGAGGTGGCGGCCGAGAACGACCGCGACAAGGGCAAGGGCCAGGCGGGCCTGCCCTACGTCGCGACGCGCATGACGGGCGACGACGAGCTCATCAAGGACATCGAGAAGTCGAAGGTCGAGTACGACGCGGTCTCCTCCTCCGGCATGGGCGACGTGTTCTGGGTGTGGGTGGCGCCCATCGCGCTCGGGCTCCTGTTCTGGGGCTGGGTGATGCGGCGGATGACCGGGCAGATGGGCCAGGGGCCGCCCGGCGTGATGACCTTCGGCAAGTCGAAGGCGCGCATCCACATGGAGCCGGACACCGGCATCACGTTCAAGGACGTCGCCGGCATCGACGAGGCGGTCGAGGAGCTGCAGGAGATCGTCGAGTTCCTGAAGACGCCGGAGAAGTACCGGCGCCTCGGCGGGCGCATCCCCAAGGGCGTCCTGCTGGTCGGGCCGCCGGGCACCGGCAAGACGCTGCTCGCGCGCGCCACCGCGGGCGAGGCGGGCGTGCCCTTCTTCTCGCTCTCCGGCTCCGAGTTCGTCGAGATGTTCGTCGGCGTCGGCGCCGCGCGCGTCCGCGACCTGTTCCAGCAGGCGACGGCCAAGGCGCCCTGCATCGTCTTCATCGACGAGCTCGACGCGCTCGGCAAGAGCCGCAACTCCGGCATCATGGGCGGGCACGACGAGCGCGAGCAGACGCTCAACCAGCTCCTCGCCGAGATGGACGGCTTCGACAACCGGGCCAGCCTCATCGTCATGGGGGCCACCAACCGCCCCGAGATCCTCGACCCGGCGCTCATGCGGCCCGGGCGCTTCGACCGGCAGGTCCTGGTCGACCGGCCCGACAAGCGCGGGCGCGAGAAGATCCTGCAGATCCACGCGCGGAACGTGAAGCTCGGGCCGGACGTCGACCTGCGCTCGGTCGCGGCGCGCACCCCCGGCTTCGCCGGCGCCGACCTCGCCAACGTGGTGAACGAGGCGGCCCTGCTGGCCGCCCGCCGGAACAAGTCGGCGGTGGGCCGCGCCGAGTTCGAGGAGGCCATCGAGCGGGTCGTGGCCGGCCTCGAGAAGAAGAGCCGGCGCATCAACGAGCGCGAGAAGGAGATCGTCGCCTTCCACGAGTCGGGCCACGCGCTCGTCTCGTGGCTGCTCCCCAACGCCGACCGGGTGACGAAGGTGTCCATCATCCCCCGCGGCCTGGGCGCGCTCGGCTACACGCTCCAGCTGCCGATCGAGGACCGGTACCTCCTCACCCGCAGCGAGCTGCGCGACCGGATGGCCGGGCTCATGGGCGGCCGCGTCGCCGAGGAGGAGATCTTCGGCGAGCCGTCCACCGGCGCCTCCAACGACCTGCAGCAGGCGACCGGCCTCGCGCGCATGATGGTGCGCGACTACGGCATGAGCAGCCTCGGGCCGGTGTCGCTCTCCGACGACCACGGCCCGACCTTCCTCGGCCTGAAGGGGCCCGAGTCGCGCAGCTACTCGGACCGGACCGCCCTCGAGATCGACCGCGAGGTGCAGGCGCTCGTGACCGAGGCGCAGGGGCGCGCCCGCGACGTGCTGCGCCGCCACCGCGACAAGCTCGACATGCTGGCGGCGCGGCTGCTCGCGGTCGAGGTGGTGGAGGAGGAGGAGATCGTGCGGCTGTGGGGCCCCAAGGTCGAGCGGCCGGGCGGGATCGACAGCCACGGCCACGAGGAGGCGCCGCCGGAGCACCCGAGCCGGCCGGTCTCCGCGGCGGGCGGCGCGAGCCACGCGTGCGCGCCCTCCGCGCCCAAGGCGGTGGCGGGCACGCCGGATCCGGAGCGCGGCCCCACGTGA
- a CDS encoding nucleotide exchange factor GrpE: MPDESSRQGPRPEPQVKVNDRRRFTPDGEAVPEQEVTSAPEAAQGEAGGPDPRDATLAQQSARIDELMRAYASLVEDGKAARVRLEREKTRVLEAERAQVAQVLLEAVDELERALGGAGDATGPLVDGVRLTLASLAKKVSELGAQRLSVVGQRYDPHLAEAVDVVPVGDRSQDDVVVQEVRAGYRIGERILRPARVRVGRFTQA, encoded by the coding sequence ATGCCCGACGAGTCGAGCCGGCAAGGTCCGCGCCCTGAACCGCAGGTGAAGGTGAACGACCGCCGCCGCTTCACCCCCGACGGGGAGGCCGTGCCGGAGCAGGAGGTGACCTCCGCGCCGGAGGCCGCCCAGGGGGAGGCCGGCGGGCCCGACCCGCGCGACGCCACCCTCGCCCAGCAGTCCGCGCGGATCGACGAGCTCATGCGCGCCTACGCCTCGCTGGTGGAGGACGGGAAGGCGGCGCGCGTCCGGCTCGAGCGGGAGAAGACGCGCGTGCTCGAGGCGGAGCGGGCGCAGGTGGCGCAGGTGCTCCTCGAGGCGGTGGACGAGCTGGAGCGCGCCCTGGGGGGGGCGGGGGACGCGACCGGGCCGCTCGTGGACGGGGTGCGGCTCACGCTCGCCTCGCTCGCCAAGAAGGTCTCGGAGCTGGGCGCGCAGCGGCTCTCGGTGGTGGGTCAGCGCTATGACCCGCACCTGGCCGAGGCGGTGGACGTCGTGCCGGTGGGCGATAGGTCGCAGGACGACGTCGTGGTGCAGGAGGTCCGCGCAGGTTATCGGATCGGCGAGAGGATTTTGCGGCCTGCCCGGGTGAGGGTGGGGCGCTTCACGCAGGCCTGA
- a CDS encoding Do family serine endopeptidase → MAVATACGIEGRADAGPPPQAPTSKETGKQLWHDSTGQPPVNVSVPSQSSLAPLIKQLKPAVVNISSTTVMKNPHRGLRMPNGGGGGDDDENQQLFEKFFGQREMPEELKGTSLGSGFIINDDGYVLTNNHVVKDATDIKVRLSDGREFEAKIVGRDPASDVALIKLQQLKGKLPTVALGDSDALDQGDFVLAIGSPLGFRESVTFGIVSAKDRSLTGGAFDDFLQTDAAINQGNSGGPLFNMKGEVVGINTAIISPQIGSGIGFAVPINMAKQLVPQLLTGKVSRGYLGVAVSELTPDLVQGFGLKEGTKGALVQSVVPKAPADKAGVKPGDVVVAVNGKPVDSPSLLTRTVSSVQPGGKATLTVLRGNEKKDLTITVAQRPDEEALARGELGGGEEGEGGPAAQKPGANDKLGIRIAPVPPQVASELNVQPDQGVLVVAVNPNGPAGSAGVRKNDVILEVNRQPVNKVEQVVGLIQKMKPGQVVVLRVQRGQQASYLPVKLGGEKK, encoded by the coding sequence TTGGCCGTCGCGACCGCCTGCGGGATCGAGGGCCGCGCCGACGCCGGCCCCCCGCCCCAGGCGCCCACCTCGAAGGAGACCGGCAAGCAGCTCTGGCACGACTCGACCGGCCAGCCCCCGGTGAACGTGAGCGTGCCGTCGCAGAGCTCGCTCGCGCCCCTCATCAAGCAGCTCAAGCCGGCGGTGGTGAACATCTCCTCGACCACCGTCATGAAGAACCCGCACCGCGGCCTGCGGATGCCGAACGGCGGCGGCGGGGGCGACGACGACGAGAACCAGCAGCTCTTCGAGAAGTTCTTCGGGCAGCGCGAGATGCCGGAGGAGCTCAAGGGCACGAGCCTCGGCTCCGGCTTCATCATCAACGACGACGGCTACGTCCTTACCAACAACCACGTGGTGAAGGACGCCACCGACATCAAGGTGCGCCTCTCCGACGGGCGGGAGTTCGAGGCCAAGATCGTGGGGCGCGACCCCGCCTCCGACGTGGCGCTCATCAAGCTCCAGCAGCTCAAGGGCAAGCTCCCCACCGTCGCGCTGGGCGACTCCGACGCGCTCGACCAGGGCGACTTCGTGCTCGCCATCGGCAGCCCGCTCGGCTTCCGCGAGTCGGTCACGTTCGGCATCGTCTCGGCCAAGGACCGCAGCCTCACCGGCGGCGCCTTCGACGACTTCCTGCAGACCGACGCCGCCATCAACCAGGGCAACTCGGGCGGCCCGCTCTTCAACATGAAGGGCGAGGTGGTGGGCATCAACACCGCCATCATCTCCCCGCAGATCGGCTCCGGCATCGGCTTCGCGGTGCCCATCAACATGGCGAAGCAGCTCGTCCCGCAGCTCCTCACCGGCAAGGTCTCGCGCGGCTACCTGGGCGTGGCGGTGAGCGAGCTCACCCCCGATCTCGTCCAGGGCTTCGGGCTCAAGGAGGGGACGAAGGGCGCGCTGGTGCAGTCGGTGGTGCCGAAGGCGCCGGCGGACAAGGCGGGCGTGAAGCCCGGCGACGTGGTCGTGGCGGTGAACGGCAAGCCGGTCGACAGCCCGAGCCTGCTCACCCGCACCGTCTCCTCGGTGCAGCCCGGCGGCAAGGCCACGCTGACGGTGCTGCGCGGCAACGAGAAGAAGGACCTCACCATCACCGTGGCGCAGCGGCCGGACGAGGAGGCGCTGGCGCGCGGCGAGCTGGGCGGCGGCGAGGAGGGCGAGGGCGGGCCGGCCGCGCAGAAGCCGGGCGCCAACGACAAGCTCGGCATCCGCATCGCGCCGGTCCCGCCGCAGGTCGCCAGCGAGCTCAACGTGCAGCCGGATCAAGGCGTCCTGGTGGTGGCGGTGAACCCCAACGGCCCCGCCGGCTCGGCGGGGGTCCGCAAGAACGACGTCATCCTCGAGGTGAACCGCCAGCCGGTGAACAAGGTGGAGCAGGTGGTGGGCCTCATCCAGAAGATGAAGCCCGGCCAGGTGGTGGTGCTGCGCGTCCAGCGCGGCCAGCAGGCGTCGTACCTGCCGGTGAAGCTCGGCGGCGAGAAGAAGTAG